Proteins co-encoded in one Bradyrhizobium sp. 170 genomic window:
- a CDS encoding LacI family DNA-binding transcriptional regulator codes for MDKKSIADPKGRSQPRVKIEDVARKANVSPATVSRVLNHPEIVRPELRDKVMRYITDLSYTPDSAARALKSGRMRTIGAIVPTLGLGIFAEGVEALQNRLSESGYTLFIANSQYDQRRELQEMQSLIERGIDGIVLVGGSHGRELRALVEQTGVPVITTYVSKAGGGIPAIGIDNERATREMTEFLLGLGHVRFGAIANIRPSNDRSRARLDGIQRALAEVDIRLQPTQVIKADHSLAQGRSALRQLLTDHPDTTAVICTTDTLAIGAITEARKMGLSVPRALSITGFDDVELSAQMDPPLTTISIPAAEIGRGAADYLINAIAGRPVPKSVLLPYRLVMRSSTASPRTADRLPRRPR; via the coding sequence ATGGACAAGAAATCGATCGCTGATCCCAAAGGCCGGTCGCAGCCAAGGGTGAAGATCGAGGACGTCGCGAGAAAGGCGAACGTGTCGCCGGCGACGGTGTCGCGGGTTCTAAATCATCCAGAAATTGTCAGGCCCGAACTGCGCGATAAAGTGATGCGATACATCACCGATCTATCCTATACGCCGGACAGCGCGGCCCGGGCGCTGAAATCGGGACGCATGCGGACGATCGGCGCGATTGTTCCGACGCTAGGCCTTGGCATCTTTGCCGAAGGCGTGGAGGCCCTGCAGAACCGACTAAGCGAAAGCGGCTACACGTTATTCATCGCCAATTCGCAGTATGATCAACGCCGCGAGTTGCAGGAGATGCAGAGCCTCATCGAGCGCGGCATAGACGGCATTGTGCTAGTGGGAGGCTCGCACGGTCGGGAGTTACGAGCTCTGGTAGAGCAAACTGGCGTGCCCGTCATTACGACTTATGTCTCCAAGGCGGGCGGCGGCATTCCTGCCATTGGCATCGACAACGAACGCGCCACTCGCGAGATGACCGAATTTCTTCTCGGCCTGGGACACGTTCGTTTCGGTGCAATTGCCAACATTCGGCCGTCAAATGACCGTTCGCGCGCGCGACTCGATGGCATCCAGCGCGCTCTCGCTGAAGTCGATATCCGACTCCAGCCGACTCAAGTCATCAAGGCCGACCACTCGCTCGCGCAAGGACGAAGCGCGCTTCGCCAACTGCTCACTGACCATCCCGACACGACCGCCGTGATCTGCACCACCGACACGCTGGCCATCGGCGCCATTACGGAAGCCCGCAAGATGGGTTTGAGCGTGCCGCGGGCGCTTTCGATTACCGGTTTCGACGACGTGGAACTGTCGGCACAGATGGATCCGCCGCTTACGACGATCAGTATTCCCGCCGCTGAAATAGGCCGCGGCGCAGCCGACTATCTCATCAATGCGATCGCGGGAAGGCCCGTCCCCAAGAGCGTCCTGTTGCCCTATCGCCTGGTGATGCGGTCGTCCACCGCGTCACCACGGACCGCCGACCGCCTGCCAAGGCGGCCGCGATGA
- a CDS encoding enoyl-CoA hydratase-related protein: MNAKPDLILWTSPLPHVVLLTLNRASKRNALSNDLIAELAAALCKATLDDDVRCVVLRGSDAFFSAGADIKEMRQRGFEAVDNSARRSAWRDIANFPKPLIAAVEGICFGGGHELALLADIVIAGEGAAFGQPEINIGILPGDGATQRLTRVAGKSLAMLMILTGQSISARAAHQAGLVAEVTADGKAQSRALEVAEIIAHKPPRSIELAKAAVLAAYQTTLDAGLEFERQAIRHAFTTSDQQEGMNAFFEKRSPSYRGN, encoded by the coding sequence TTGAACGCCAAGCCTGACCTCATTCTTTGGACGTCTCCCTTGCCGCATGTGGTGCTCTTGACATTGAATAGGGCATCCAAACGAAACGCGCTGAGCAATGATCTGATCGCGGAACTCGCGGCCGCCCTTTGCAAGGCCACGCTGGATGATGACGTCCGCTGCGTCGTTCTTCGTGGCAGCGATGCGTTCTTTTCCGCCGGTGCCGATATCAAGGAAATGCGGCAACGAGGGTTCGAAGCCGTCGACAATTCCGCGCGACGTTCTGCCTGGCGGGATATCGCTAATTTCCCCAAGCCACTTATTGCCGCGGTTGAGGGGATTTGCTTTGGCGGTGGTCACGAGCTCGCGCTGCTGGCCGACATCGTGATCGCCGGTGAAGGCGCCGCCTTCGGGCAGCCGGAGATCAATATCGGGATATTGCCGGGAGACGGAGCAACCCAGCGATTGACCCGCGTGGCCGGCAAATCACTCGCGATGCTCATGATCCTGACCGGACAATCCATCTCTGCGCGCGCAGCCCATCAAGCTGGGCTTGTTGCCGAGGTCACGGCAGACGGCAAGGCGCAGAGCCGCGCTCTCGAAGTTGCCGAAATTATTGCGCACAAGCCGCCGCGTTCCATAGAACTGGCTAAAGCGGCTGTACTCGCCGCCTACCAAACCACGCTTGATGCCGGTCTAGAATTTGAACGACAAGCCATCAGGCACGCATTCACGACGTCCGACCAGCAAGAGGGAATGAACGCCTTTTTTGAGAAGAGGTCGCCTAGCTATCGGGGAAATTAG